In Styela clava chromosome 14, kaStyClav1.hap1.2, whole genome shotgun sequence, the following are encoded in one genomic region:
- the LOC120340461 gene encoding xylosyltransferase-like isoform X1, which translates to MGFVRTAWKIRRMCRHWRPLAYILLGILGFQVFFAFNSGPNLLEEEKMRQLKQSRIDRRNAMAHDMLKGEKSILARNHNEDGFNAHDPNIRERFIRDAKNIDVLEDYVVKNSLNMNKKNIGEESDLKSSFDKRTGKVFYEKPYKPSCDVTHKDALSAISRAKTNACKQEIADTACMSQNNTLFPESMPRYCPHPGKYTAQAPIPQSYDESLKPVRICYMLVVHGRAIRQFKRLFKLLYHKDHFYYIHVDKRSDFLHREILQIATKYSNVQVAPWRMATIWGGSSLLQMLLRAMKDVVSLWSKWDFFVNLSALDFPVETHDKFVSFMTKYRDKNFMKSHGRDDEKFIRKQGLNRVFVECETHMWRLGERELPKGITLNGGSDWVALNREYCDYVINGNDQLLTDLKHWYKYTLLPAESFFHTLAQNSDKCESFVDNNLRVTNWNRARGCKCQYKHIVDWCGCSPNDFFPQDLTRLQTSRPVFFARKFEESINQEVVNHLDFKLYGEYPSGSPSIRSYWENIYDYLDETLPSDSLLTHYHSFARLGLSKINPVLTDDTPNTECFLRLTQLKTVEMYRYQEEFKGYVVTFDARWMQEDKKHPRSQSRQPSSVTLQTLVPRKQPLEILDSGSTLASRLEWAAIGTNWDVKELVLRDWGGIIGPLSEPRLVAKWSNSKEDFIVTVVLIDPLNVVADYNDFRTPAKTAGVTDTPLNLQKPLRPGKWKVRFYAQRQFQKAAAELSFIVAPLRYRDGAVNDVSLVTDNRGVTNDDELNSARRNLYSIRTTLNLRRDYGAEASLEERAAYVGEDLESWIDEVVADAWTADSICLASSDGSAWSMALPRETNCYTKHRLSPKLCKNVAWSSLYPDPKSELTNIKSNGRIR; encoded by the exons ATGGGATTCGTGAGGACAGCATGGAAAATACGCCGGATGTGTCGGCACTGGAGGCCACTTGCTTACATATTACTGGGGATTTTAGGCTTTCAG GTGTTTTTTGCATTCAATTCTGGACCAAATCTTTTAGAGGAAGAAAAAATGAGACAGCTCAAGCAATCACGAATCGATCGACGCAATGCG ATGGCACATGATATGTTAAAAGGAGAGAAATCAATATTGGCTCGTAACCATAATGAGGATGGCTTCAATGCTCATGACCCCAACATCAGAGAACGATTTATAAGAGATGCAAAGAATATTGATGTATTAGAAGATTATGTTGTTAAA AACTCTCTAAACATGAATAAGAAAAACATTGGAGAAGAATCAGATTTAAAGTCATCATTCGATAAGAGAACAGGAAAAGTGTTTTACGAGAAACCGTATAAACCAAG tTGTGATGTTACTCATAAGGATGCATTATCCGCCATATCCAGGGCTAAGACGAACGCTTGTAAACAGGAAATTGCTGATACTGCGTGTATGTCTCAGAATAATACTCTTTTTCCAGAATCAATGCCAAG GTACTGTCCACATCCTGGAAAGTATACTGCACAAGCTCCAATTCCTCAGTCTTACGATGAATCTTTAAAACCTGTCAGAATTTGTTACATGCTTGTTGTTCATGGTCGGGCCATTCGACAGTTTAAACGTCTCTTCAAACTTCTATATCACAAAGaccatttttattatattcacgTCGATAAGAGATCGGATTTTCTTCACAG GGAAATTTTACAAATTGCAACAAAGTATTCCAACGTTCAAGTAGCTCCATGGAGAATGGCGACAATCTGGGGTGGATCAAGTCTTCTTCAAATGTTATTGAGAGCAATGAAAGATGTCGTGAGTTTATGGTCCAAATGGGATTTCTTTGTGAACTTGAGTGCCCTGGACTTTCCCGTTGAAACCCACGATAAATTT GTCAGTTTTATGACAAAGTACAGAGATAAAAATTTCATGAAGTCGCATGGAAGAgatgatgaaaaatttataagaaAACAG GGTCTCAACAGAGTATTTGTAGAATGTGAGACACATATGTGGAGGTTGGGAGAAAGGGAATTGCCAAAAG GAATCACATTAAATGGTGGAAGCGACTGGGTTGCTTTAAACAGAGAATATTGTGACTACGTTATTAATGGAAACGATCAACTCCTGACAGATTTGAAACACTG gtACAAATATACACTCCTACCTGCGGAATCTTTTTTTCACACACTTGCACAAAACAGTGACAAATGCGAGTCATTCGTTGATAATAATTTGAGAGTAACAAATTGGAACAGAGCTCGAGGTTGCAAGTGTCAATACAAG CATATCGTAGACTGGTGTGGATGTTCTCCAAACGATTTCTTTCCACAAGATCTCACAAGACTACAAACATCAAGACCTGTGTTTTTTGCCAGAAAATTTGAGGAAAGCATAAATCAGGAAGTG GTCAATCATCTGGATTTCAAATTATACGGAGAATATCCATCGGGTTCACCGTCAATACGATCTTACTGGGAAAACATTTATGATTATCTCGATGAAACGTTACCAAGTGATTCTCTATTGACTCATTATCACTCGTTCGCGAGGCTTGGATTATCGAAGATTAACCCCGTTCTAACTGATGATACTCCAAATACTGAGTGTTTCTTGAGACTTACTCAACTTAAAACG GTTGAAATGTATCGATATCAGGAAGAGTTCAAAGGCTATGTTGTAACATTTGATGCACGTTGGATGCAGGAAGATAAAAAACATCCAAGATCTCAATCTAGGCAACCGAGTAGCGTAACATTGCAAACATTAGTTCCTAGAAAACAACCATTAGAAATTCTCGATAGTGGTTCTACTCTAGCTTCTCGTTTAGAGTGGGCTGCTATTGGTACAAATTGGGATGTGAAAGAACTTGTTCTGAGGGATTGGGGTGGAATTATCGGTCCACTGAGCGAACCACGATTGGTTGCAAAGTGGTCGAATTCTAAAGAAGATTTTATAGTCACTGTAGTCCTCATAGACCCACTGAATGTTGTAGCAGATTATAACGATTTCAGAACGCCAGCAAAAACGGCAGGTGTCACAGACACTCCATTAAATCTTCAAAAGCCATTGCGTCCTGGTAAATGGAAAGTACGCTTTTATGCACAGCGACAATTTCAAAAAGCAGCTGCGGAACTGTCATTTATTGTTGCTCCGCTCCGATATCGCGATGGAGCTGTAAACGATGTAAGTCTTGTTACCGATAATAGAGGTGTCACTAACGATGACGAACTCAATTCCGCTAGGCGTAATCTATACTCGATTCGTACTACTTTGAATTTACGACGTGACTACGGCGCAGAAGCTTCTCTCGAAGAGCGTGCGGCCTATGTCGGTGAAGATCTCGAGTCGTGGATTGATGAAGTAGTAGCGGATGCCTGGACGGCAGACAGTATTTGCCTCGCTTCATCAGATGGAAGTGCATGGTCCATGGCTCTTCCAAGGGAAACCAACTGCTACACAAAACATAGACTTTCGCCAAAATTGTGCAAAAATGTTGCATGGTCGTCTTTATATCCTGATCCAAAGTCTGAGTTGACGAACATAAAATCTAATGGCAGAATTAGATGA
- the LOC120340461 gene encoding xylosyltransferase-like isoform X2 has product MGFVRTAWKIRRMCRHWRPLAYILLGILGFQMAHDMLKGEKSILARNHNEDGFNAHDPNIRERFIRDAKNIDVLEDYVVKNSLNMNKKNIGEESDLKSSFDKRTGKVFYEKPYKPSCDVTHKDALSAISRAKTNACKQEIADTACMSQNNTLFPESMPRYCPHPGKYTAQAPIPQSYDESLKPVRICYMLVVHGRAIRQFKRLFKLLYHKDHFYYIHVDKRSDFLHREILQIATKYSNVQVAPWRMATIWGGSSLLQMLLRAMKDVVSLWSKWDFFVNLSALDFPVETHDKFVSFMTKYRDKNFMKSHGRDDEKFIRKQGLNRVFVECETHMWRLGERELPKGITLNGGSDWVALNREYCDYVINGNDQLLTDLKHWYKYTLLPAESFFHTLAQNSDKCESFVDNNLRVTNWNRARGCKCQYKHIVDWCGCSPNDFFPQDLTRLQTSRPVFFARKFEESINQEVVNHLDFKLYGEYPSGSPSIRSYWENIYDYLDETLPSDSLLTHYHSFARLGLSKINPVLTDDTPNTECFLRLTQLKTVEMYRYQEEFKGYVVTFDARWMQEDKKHPRSQSRQPSSVTLQTLVPRKQPLEILDSGSTLASRLEWAAIGTNWDVKELVLRDWGGIIGPLSEPRLVAKWSNSKEDFIVTVVLIDPLNVVADYNDFRTPAKTAGVTDTPLNLQKPLRPGKWKVRFYAQRQFQKAAAELSFIVAPLRYRDGAVNDVSLVTDNRGVTNDDELNSARRNLYSIRTTLNLRRDYGAEASLEERAAYVGEDLESWIDEVVADAWTADSICLASSDGSAWSMALPRETNCYTKHRLSPKLCKNVAWSSLYPDPKSELTNIKSNGRIR; this is encoded by the exons ATGGGATTCGTGAGGACAGCATGGAAAATACGCCGGATGTGTCGGCACTGGAGGCCACTTGCTTACATATTACTGGGGATTTTAGGCTTTCAG ATGGCACATGATATGTTAAAAGGAGAGAAATCAATATTGGCTCGTAACCATAATGAGGATGGCTTCAATGCTCATGACCCCAACATCAGAGAACGATTTATAAGAGATGCAAAGAATATTGATGTATTAGAAGATTATGTTGTTAAA AACTCTCTAAACATGAATAAGAAAAACATTGGAGAAGAATCAGATTTAAAGTCATCATTCGATAAGAGAACAGGAAAAGTGTTTTACGAGAAACCGTATAAACCAAG tTGTGATGTTACTCATAAGGATGCATTATCCGCCATATCCAGGGCTAAGACGAACGCTTGTAAACAGGAAATTGCTGATACTGCGTGTATGTCTCAGAATAATACTCTTTTTCCAGAATCAATGCCAAG GTACTGTCCACATCCTGGAAAGTATACTGCACAAGCTCCAATTCCTCAGTCTTACGATGAATCTTTAAAACCTGTCAGAATTTGTTACATGCTTGTTGTTCATGGTCGGGCCATTCGACAGTTTAAACGTCTCTTCAAACTTCTATATCACAAAGaccatttttattatattcacgTCGATAAGAGATCGGATTTTCTTCACAG GGAAATTTTACAAATTGCAACAAAGTATTCCAACGTTCAAGTAGCTCCATGGAGAATGGCGACAATCTGGGGTGGATCAAGTCTTCTTCAAATGTTATTGAGAGCAATGAAAGATGTCGTGAGTTTATGGTCCAAATGGGATTTCTTTGTGAACTTGAGTGCCCTGGACTTTCCCGTTGAAACCCACGATAAATTT GTCAGTTTTATGACAAAGTACAGAGATAAAAATTTCATGAAGTCGCATGGAAGAgatgatgaaaaatttataagaaAACAG GGTCTCAACAGAGTATTTGTAGAATGTGAGACACATATGTGGAGGTTGGGAGAAAGGGAATTGCCAAAAG GAATCACATTAAATGGTGGAAGCGACTGGGTTGCTTTAAACAGAGAATATTGTGACTACGTTATTAATGGAAACGATCAACTCCTGACAGATTTGAAACACTG gtACAAATATACACTCCTACCTGCGGAATCTTTTTTTCACACACTTGCACAAAACAGTGACAAATGCGAGTCATTCGTTGATAATAATTTGAGAGTAACAAATTGGAACAGAGCTCGAGGTTGCAAGTGTCAATACAAG CATATCGTAGACTGGTGTGGATGTTCTCCAAACGATTTCTTTCCACAAGATCTCACAAGACTACAAACATCAAGACCTGTGTTTTTTGCCAGAAAATTTGAGGAAAGCATAAATCAGGAAGTG GTCAATCATCTGGATTTCAAATTATACGGAGAATATCCATCGGGTTCACCGTCAATACGATCTTACTGGGAAAACATTTATGATTATCTCGATGAAACGTTACCAAGTGATTCTCTATTGACTCATTATCACTCGTTCGCGAGGCTTGGATTATCGAAGATTAACCCCGTTCTAACTGATGATACTCCAAATACTGAGTGTTTCTTGAGACTTACTCAACTTAAAACG GTTGAAATGTATCGATATCAGGAAGAGTTCAAAGGCTATGTTGTAACATTTGATGCACGTTGGATGCAGGAAGATAAAAAACATCCAAGATCTCAATCTAGGCAACCGAGTAGCGTAACATTGCAAACATTAGTTCCTAGAAAACAACCATTAGAAATTCTCGATAGTGGTTCTACTCTAGCTTCTCGTTTAGAGTGGGCTGCTATTGGTACAAATTGGGATGTGAAAGAACTTGTTCTGAGGGATTGGGGTGGAATTATCGGTCCACTGAGCGAACCACGATTGGTTGCAAAGTGGTCGAATTCTAAAGAAGATTTTATAGTCACTGTAGTCCTCATAGACCCACTGAATGTTGTAGCAGATTATAACGATTTCAGAACGCCAGCAAAAACGGCAGGTGTCACAGACACTCCATTAAATCTTCAAAAGCCATTGCGTCCTGGTAAATGGAAAGTACGCTTTTATGCACAGCGACAATTTCAAAAAGCAGCTGCGGAACTGTCATTTATTGTTGCTCCGCTCCGATATCGCGATGGAGCTGTAAACGATGTAAGTCTTGTTACCGATAATAGAGGTGTCACTAACGATGACGAACTCAATTCCGCTAGGCGTAATCTATACTCGATTCGTACTACTTTGAATTTACGACGTGACTACGGCGCAGAAGCTTCTCTCGAAGAGCGTGCGGCCTATGTCGGTGAAGATCTCGAGTCGTGGATTGATGAAGTAGTAGCGGATGCCTGGACGGCAGACAGTATTTGCCTCGCTTCATCAGATGGAAGTGCATGGTCCATGGCTCTTCCAAGGGAAACCAACTGCTACACAAAACATAGACTTTCGCCAAAATTGTGCAAAAATGTTGCATGGTCGTCTTTATATCCTGATCCAAAGTCTGAGTTGACGAACATAAAATCTAATGGCAGAATTAGATGA